In Polyangium spumosum, a genomic segment contains:
- a CDS encoding sigma-54-dependent transcriptional regulator yields MRDLDWKSFDVLVVDDEQDNLDAFRFAFRKTFSLHYALGGTQALEELARLDPALIVTDQRMPGMSGLELLRRAKQMRPDALGILLTAYADLPVLVDALNSGTVYRYVQKPWDGSELAAILRQGISVFATMRENKRLRDQLAHYAGYLEREQRDPIDFGELICNSAAMKEVSARIGEVAPTSTHVLVEGRVGAEKEIVARAIHVGSPREERPFVKVTCAAFRGEALEREIFGYRRGAFEGATADRAGRVELAHGGTLYLEDPGPPNAALQARLVRLLATGEAERVGDAESRSLDVRLVVSVTPDLDEAWGREVLPELVSRLSVFPIRLPPLCERREDIRPLAEHFLRKYTRRNTRAARALSNEALALLEACTFPGNVRELENVVERAAILARGDVIQPEHLAFVPHVPSWEKAPSAAPSPATPALPRDTDAGARRQNLDSQLEEIERREMLAALERCSGNKAEMARLLGVQRTTLYYRLKRLGIDV; encoded by the coding sequence ATGCGTGATCTCGACTGGAAGAGCTTCGACGTCCTGGTCGTGGACGACGAGCAGGACAACCTCGACGCCTTCCGTTTTGCCTTCCGAAAGACGTTCTCGCTCCACTACGCCCTCGGCGGGACGCAGGCGCTCGAGGAGCTCGCGCGGCTCGACCCGGCCCTCATCGTGACGGACCAGCGCATGCCAGGGATGAGCGGGCTCGAGCTCTTGCGCCGCGCCAAGCAGATGCGGCCCGACGCGCTCGGGATCCTTCTGACGGCGTACGCGGATCTGCCGGTGCTGGTCGACGCGCTGAACTCGGGCACGGTCTACCGCTACGTGCAGAAGCCCTGGGACGGCAGCGAGCTCGCCGCCATCCTGCGACAAGGGATCAGCGTGTTCGCCACGATGCGCGAGAACAAGCGGCTGCGTGATCAGCTCGCGCACTACGCAGGCTACCTCGAGCGCGAGCAGCGCGACCCCATCGACTTCGGCGAGCTCATCTGCAACTCCGCCGCGATGAAGGAGGTGTCGGCGCGCATCGGCGAGGTCGCTCCGACCTCGACACACGTGCTCGTCGAGGGCCGGGTCGGCGCCGAGAAGGAGATCGTCGCGCGCGCCATCCACGTCGGCTCGCCGCGCGAGGAGCGGCCCTTCGTCAAGGTCACGTGCGCGGCGTTCCGCGGCGAGGCGCTCGAGCGGGAGATCTTCGGCTACCGGCGCGGCGCGTTCGAGGGCGCGACGGCCGATCGCGCGGGGCGCGTGGAGCTCGCGCACGGCGGCACGCTCTACCTCGAAGACCCCGGCCCGCCGAACGCGGCCCTGCAGGCGCGTCTCGTTCGCCTGCTCGCCACGGGCGAGGCCGAGCGCGTGGGCGACGCCGAGTCGCGGAGCCTCGACGTGCGCCTCGTCGTCTCCGTCACGCCCGACCTCGACGAAGCGTGGGGCCGCGAGGTGCTGCCCGAGCTCGTTTCGCGCCTCTCCGTCTTCCCCATTCGCCTGCCGCCGCTCTGCGAGCGCCGCGAGGACATCCGCCCGCTCGCCGAGCACTTCCTCCGCAAGTACACGCGCCGCAACACACGCGCCGCGCGCGCCCTCTCGAACGAGGCGCTGGCGCTGCTCGAGGCGTGCACGTTCCCGGGCAACGTGCGCGAGCTCGAGAACGTCGTCGAGCGCGCGGCCATCCTCGCGCGCGGCGACGTGATCCAGCCCGAGCACCTCGCCTTCGTGCCGCATGTCCCCTCGTGGGAGAAGGCGCCGTCGGCCGCGCCGTCCCCTGCGACCCCTGCCCTGCCGCGCGACACGGACGCGGGCGCGCGGAGGCAGAACCTCGACTCGCAGCTCGAGGAGATCGAGCGCCGCGAGATGCTCGCCGCGCTCGAGCGCTGTAGCGGCAACAAGGCCGAGATGGCTCGCCTGCTCGGCGTGCAACGGACGACGCTCTACTACCGCCTGAAGCGCCTCGGGATCGATGTGTAG
- the frr gene encoding ribosome recycling factor, whose product MLEDVMKDLRAGIEKSIEALRRDLTRVRTGRAHASMLDGVRVDYYGVPTPIAQMATVSVPEPRMITIKPWEKNQVKAVDKAIRESDLNLNPQVDADLIRIPIPALTEERRKEMVKMTKKYGEEARVAIRKHRRDANELVDTLDKDGEVSGDDADRAKKKVEELVAEGIKQVDSVIAAKEKDILEV is encoded by the coding sequence ATGCTGGAAGACGTGATGAAGGACTTGCGGGCAGGCATCGAGAAATCCATCGAGGCGCTACGCCGCGATCTCACCCGCGTGCGCACCGGCCGCGCCCACGCCTCGATGCTCGATGGCGTGCGCGTCGACTACTACGGCGTCCCCACGCCCATCGCCCAGATGGCCACGGTGAGCGTCCCCGAGCCTCGGATGATCACCATCAAGCCCTGGGAGAAGAACCAGGTGAAGGCCGTGGACAAGGCGATCCGCGAGAGCGACCTGAACCTGAACCCTCAGGTCGACGCCGACCTCATCCGCATCCCCATCCCCGCGCTCACCGAGGAGCGGCGCAAGGAGATGGTGAAGATGACGAAGAAGTACGGCGAGGAGGCGCGCGTCGCGATCCGCAAGCATCGCCGGGACGCGAACGAGCTCGTCGACACCCTCGACAAGGACGGCGAGGTCAGCGGCGACGACGCCGACCGGGCGAAGAAGAAGGTCGAGGAGCTCGTCGCCGAGGGCATCAAGCAGGTCGACAGCGTCATCGCCGCCAAGGAGAAGGACATCCTGGAGGTGTAG
- a CDS encoding Stp1/IreP family PP2C-type Ser/Thr phosphatase, with translation MRAFASGMTDVGLQRDHNEDSYAVLQEFDLFIVADGMGGHRAGDVASRLATDSITEFFRSTANDDATWPIHFDANLTEDENRLLSGIMVANRRIFERSIRSRECAGMGTTVVSAVFSRRRNRLYVGHVGDSRAYRVRGGTIQQLTRDHSLINDYLMAMPDLTEEQRAELPRNVITRALGMQDSVAVDLMSDEPHLGDVYILCSDGLSGMLTDEQIRDIVQTSQDTSEMCRRLIAKANELGGEDNITVLAIRFLQDDVEIGDEPTLQVPLHRIAATVGDDNDH, from the coding sequence ATGCGCGCATTTGCTTCCGGGATGACCGATGTCGGTCTCCAGCGCGATCACAACGAGGACAGCTACGCTGTCCTTCAGGAGTTCGATCTGTTCATCGTCGCCGATGGCATGGGGGGCCATCGCGCCGGCGACGTGGCCAGCCGGCTCGCGACCGACTCCATCACCGAGTTCTTCCGCTCCACGGCGAACGACGACGCGACGTGGCCGATCCACTTCGACGCGAACCTGACCGAGGACGAGAACCGCCTGCTCAGCGGCATCATGGTCGCGAACCGGCGCATCTTCGAGCGCAGCATCCGCTCGCGCGAGTGCGCCGGCATGGGCACCACCGTGGTCAGCGCGGTCTTCTCGCGGAGGCGCAACCGCCTCTACGTGGGCCACGTCGGTGACAGCCGCGCCTACCGCGTCCGTGGCGGCACGATCCAGCAGCTCACCCGCGATCACTCGCTGATCAACGACTACCTGATGGCGATGCCCGACCTCACCGAGGAGCAGCGGGCGGAGCTGCCGCGTAACGTGATCACGCGCGCGCTCGGCATGCAGGACAGCGTCGCGGTCGACCTCATGAGCGACGAGCCGCACCTCGGCGACGTCTACATCCTCTGCTCCGACGGCCTCTCCGGCATGCTCACCGACGAGCAGATCCGCGACATCGTCCAGACCTCGCAGGACACGTCCGAGATGTGCCGGCGCCTCATCGCCAAGGCGAACGAGCTCGGCGGCGAGGACAACATCACCGTGCTCGCGATCCGCTTCCTCCAGGACGACGTGGAGATCGGCGACGAGCCCACGCTGCAGGTGCCGCTGCATCGTATCGCCGCGACCGTAGGCGACGACAACGATCACTGA
- a CDS encoding cystathionine gamma-synthase translates to MKNKDAPFPVSLDTLAIHAGQEPDPTSGAVMMPIVLASTFAQESPGVHKGFEYSRSGNPTRRALEACLAALEGGTHGYSFASGLAATTTLLHTLEPGAHILCGDDVYGGTFRLMDKVMGPMGISSSFVDMRDPAAVRAAIRPSTKLLWIETPTNPMLKVFDIAALAKVAREAKITFVVDNTFATPMIQRPLELGADVVVHSVTKYLNGHSDVVGGAIVTSNPKLAERIGFLQNAMGAVPSPFDCYMVLRGLKTLPVRVRHQSAAALALAERLARHSRVERVHYPGLASHPDHAVAARQMRGGFGGMISVEVAGGMSAARRVLERLHIFSCAESLGGVESLAEHPAIMTHASVPEETRKVLGISDGLVRLSVGLEAVEDLWKDLEHALG, encoded by the coding sequence ATGAAAAACAAGGACGCGCCTTTCCCCGTTTCCCTCGACACCCTCGCCATCCACGCCGGTCAGGAGCCCGATCCGACGAGCGGCGCCGTGATGATGCCCATCGTGCTCGCCAGCACGTTCGCGCAGGAGAGCCCGGGGGTGCACAAGGGCTTCGAGTACTCGCGCAGCGGCAACCCGACGCGGCGCGCGCTCGAGGCGTGCCTCGCGGCGCTCGAAGGCGGCACGCACGGCTACAGCTTCGCGAGCGGGCTCGCGGCGACGACGACGCTCCTGCACACGCTCGAGCCGGGGGCGCACATCCTCTGCGGCGACGACGTCTACGGCGGGACGTTCCGCCTGATGGACAAGGTGATGGGGCCGATGGGGATCTCGTCGAGCTTCGTCGACATGCGTGATCCCGCGGCGGTGCGCGCGGCCATCCGGCCCTCGACGAAGCTGCTCTGGATCGAGACGCCGACGAACCCGATGCTCAAGGTCTTCGACATCGCGGCGCTCGCGAAGGTGGCGCGCGAGGCGAAGATCACCTTCGTCGTCGACAACACGTTCGCCACGCCCATGATCCAGCGGCCGCTCGAGCTCGGCGCGGACGTCGTCGTGCACTCGGTGACGAAGTACCTGAACGGGCACTCGGACGTCGTCGGCGGGGCCATCGTGACGTCGAACCCGAAGCTCGCCGAGCGGATCGGGTTCTTGCAGAACGCGATGGGCGCGGTGCCGAGCCCGTTCGATTGTTACATGGTGCTGCGCGGCCTGAAGACGCTGCCCGTGCGCGTACGGCACCAGAGCGCGGCGGCGCTCGCGCTGGCCGAGCGGCTCGCGCGGCATTCGCGCGTGGAGCGCGTGCACTACCCGGGCCTCGCCTCGCACCCGGATCACGCCGTGGCGGCGCGGCAGATGCGCGGCGGGTTCGGAGGCATGATCTCGGTGGAGGTCGCGGGCGGGATGTCGGCGGCGCGGCGCGTGCTGGAGCGGCTGCACATCTTCTCGTGCGCCGAGAGCCTCGGCGGCGTGGAGTCACTCGCCGAGCACCCCGCGATCATGACGCACGCGTCGGTCCCGGAGGAGACGCGCAAGGTGCTCGGCATCTCCGACGGCCTCGTGCGGCTGTCGGTGGGGCTCGAGGCGGTCGAGGATCTCTGGAAGGATCTCGAACACGCGCTCGGCTGA
- a CDS encoding protein kinase domain-containing protein produces the protein MSFVAPKGTELVRLLGGGSVFEVALVREGDHELVCKRLVPRALAAREGRVAMVREARLLSRIEHPALPALVRVGSDARGPFVLETFARGTSVASLVEGWKARGKQVPRALVRHVAIEALAALAEVHALADEEGPLEVVHGDLGPAHVLMGPLGEARFVDLGAARFRGLEAELETDDRGTLPYAAPEIVSGAAKPSQATDVYAMAATLLFLATGERLCEAESEAAKLAEVATRGLRRELASQAEAFEAKEREALFEALDPDPSRRRVSARELGDVFAPVPRAPRLR, from the coding sequence GTGTCGTTCGTCGCGCCAAAAGGGACGGAGCTCGTCCGCCTGCTGGGCGGCGGGAGCGTGTTCGAGGTGGCCCTCGTGCGCGAGGGTGATCACGAGCTCGTGTGCAAGCGCCTCGTGCCACGCGCGCTCGCCGCGCGGGAGGGGCGCGTGGCCATGGTGCGCGAGGCGCGGCTCCTGTCGAGGATCGAGCACCCCGCGCTCCCCGCGCTCGTGCGCGTGGGGAGCGACGCGCGCGGGCCGTTCGTCCTGGAGACGTTCGCGCGAGGGACATCGGTCGCGTCGCTCGTGGAAGGCTGGAAGGCGCGAGGCAAACAGGTGCCGAGGGCGCTCGTGCGGCATGTGGCGATCGAGGCGCTCGCGGCGCTCGCGGAGGTCCACGCGCTCGCAGACGAGGAGGGGCCACTCGAGGTGGTGCACGGGGATCTCGGGCCCGCGCACGTGCTCATGGGTCCGCTCGGCGAGGCGCGCTTCGTGGACCTCGGGGCCGCGCGGTTTCGAGGGCTCGAAGCAGAGCTCGAGACGGACGATCGCGGCACGCTGCCGTACGCGGCGCCGGAGATCGTCTCGGGCGCGGCGAAGCCGTCGCAAGCGACCGACGTGTACGCGATGGCCGCGACGTTGCTTTTCCTCGCCACGGGCGAGCGGCTCTGCGAGGCCGAGAGCGAGGCCGCGAAGCTCGCCGAGGTGGCGACACGAGGGCTGCGGCGCGAGCTCGCCTCGCAGGCAGAGGCGTTCGAGGCGAAGGAGCGCGAGGCGCTCTTCGAAGCGCTCGATCCGGATCCGTCGCGGCGGCGCGTGTCGGCGCGGGAGCTCGGCGACGTGTTCGCGCCGGTGCCACGCGCCCCGCGGTTGCGCTAG